Below is a genomic region from Streptomyces roseoviridis.
ACCAGATCGGCGCCGCGACCGGCTCCCTCGCCTTCCCCGTCCTCGGCCCCGTCGGAGTCGTCGCTGTCCGCCAGTACGTGGCCGCGATCGTCCTGCTCGCCATGGCCCGGCCCCGCGTGCGCGACTTCACCCGCCGCCAGTGGCAGCCGGTGATCCTGCTCGCCGTCGTGTTCGGCACCATGAACCTCTCCCTCTACACGGCCATCGACCGCGTCGGCCTCGGACTCGCCGTCACCCTGGAGTTCCTCGGCCCCCTCGCCATCGCCCTCGCCGCCACCCGCCGCCGCGTGGACGCCTGCTGCGCGGTCCTCGCCGCGGCCGGAGTCGTCACCCTCATGCGCCCCCAGCCCACCACCGACTACCTCGGCATGGGCTTCGGCCTCCTCGGCGCCGTCTGCTGGGCCGCCTACATCCTGCTCAACCGCACCGTCGGCAGCCGTATCCCCGGCGCCCAGGGCAGCGCGGCCGCGGCGGCCCTCTCCGCGCTGACCTTCCTGCCCGTCGGCGTCGTCGTCGCACTGCGCCATCCGCCGACCGCCGCCTCCCTCGGGTACGCCGTCGCCGCCGGCGTACTGGCCTCCGCCGTCCCGTACCTCGTGGACCTCTTCACCCTGCGTCACGTCCCGCCGGCTGCCTTCGGGCTCTTCATGAGCGTCAACCCCGTCCTCGCCGCCCTCGTCGGCTGGCTCGGCCTCGGCCAGCGCCTCGGCTGGGCCGACGGGGCCGCGATCGGGGCCGTCGTCACGGCGAACGCGCTCAGCATCCTCGTCTCACACCGCCGGGCGCCGGGCGGCTGATCCCCGCCGGGCCGGCGGAGGCGGACGACCCGGTCGTCCCGCCGGTCGAGGCCGGAGCGCAGCCGGTCATCGACCCGGCGGCCGGCAGACCATCGCGGCCACCCGTGTCGAACTAGGATCGGCGCAACGGGAGTCGGCCTCCCGCGCAGTGACCTTCGGGAGAACGCATGGCGACCGTGATCCGCTACCGCTGCCCGGTGACACCGGACGAGTGCCCCACCTCGACGACCCCCGGCTTCTGCCCCATGCACGAACGGGAACAGCTCGTACCCGCACGGGTCTTCCTGGCCGACGAGGTGGACGAGACGGCGGTGCAGCGCGTCGTGTCCGAGCCGGGCCGCCACCAGGCGGCGCCGCCGCAGGCCCAGGGGCAGGGCACGGGACTGGAGCGGCGCCCGACGCGGGACCGCGGGCCGGCCGAGGCCCCGACCCGGGCCGCCGGGCGGGGGAGCGGCGGCGAGGCCGAGGGCGCCGGGCGGGTGCCCCCGATCGAACCGACGGTGCGTTCCGCACCGGCGCGGCTCGCCCTCGTCCTGGCCGGCACGCTCGTCCCCCTGCGCGGCGAGGGCGAGGCGCCCACCCGGCTCGGCCGCGACGCACCCGAGTGCGCGCATGTGAGCGGACTCGAACGGCTCGACCAGATCTCCCGCGAACACGCCGAGCTGTACTGGGAGTCCGGCCAGCTGTACATCCGCGACACCCGCTCCAGCAACGGCACCTTCGTCGACGGCGAGCGGATCCACGGCCCCACCCGCCTGTGGCCCGGCCGTCACCGACTGAGGCTCGCCCAGGACGTGGACCTGACCGTCGTCGAGATCGACGAGTTCGGGTCCCCCGTCCAGTGACCTGAGTCGGAGACGGGCCCGGCCACCACGCCCTGGTGTGTGCCCGGACCCCGCGGCCTGCCCTCAGCCCGTGGTCACCAGGTCCGTCGGGTCGGTGTTGGCGCCGCAGAGGACCACGCAGACCTTCTCGCCGGGGGACGGGCGGTAGGCGTGGGGGAGGGCCGCGAGGGCGGTGGCGGCGGCGTGTTCGACGACGAGACGATGGTCGTCCCACAGGGTCCGGCGGGCACGGACGATCTCGTCGTCCGGTACCAGGACCGAGCGGACGCCGTCCTGGAGCGCGGCGTGCAGGGCCGTGGCGGAGGCGCGCCGCGCGCCGAGGGCGTCCGCGGCGACCGAGTCGACCGGCACGTCGACCGGAGCTCCGGCCTCCAGGGCGGCGTTGAGCGCCCGGCAGCGTTCCGGCTCGACGGCGACGGTACGGATCCCGTGGTGCCGCGCCGCCGTGGCGACCCCCGCGAACAGGCCGCCCCCGCCGACCGAGACGACCACCGTGTCGAGGTCCGGGATCCGCGCGCGGATCTCCTCCAGGAGGGTGCCGGCTCCGGCGGCGATGAGGGGATGGTCGTACGCGTGCGAGGCCAGCGCCCCGCTCTCCGCCGCGAACGCCTCGCAGGCGGCCAGCGCCTCGGCGTACTCCGAGCCGACGAGCCGGACGTCGGCGCCGTAGCCGAGGAGCCGGTCCACCTTCACCCCGGGCGCCGTCACCGGCAGGAACACCGTGGCCGGTACACCCTGCTCCCGTGCGGCCCAGGCGCAGGCGAGCCCCGCGTTGCCGCCGGAGGCGATGGTCACCCCGGCGGCCGGCAGGGCGCCGGACCGCAGGTGACCCTGGAGGAAGTTCCACGCGCCGCGCGCCTTGAAGGACCCCGTGTGCTGGAGGAACTCCAGGGCGAGGAACAGTTCGTGCCCGGCCGGGCCGGGGCCGGCGGGAGCGACGGCCACGGGCCGCACGTGACCGGTGACGCGTTCGACGGCGCTCTTCACGTCGCCGTAGGAGAGGACCTGCGCGCGGCTGCTCCCGGAAGGATCCATACCGGCGATCATGACACCCGTCGGCCCGGCCCGACCAGCGCTCCCGCCCAGGGCCACCCTGATCGCGTGCCGACGCCCCCCCATGAGTCCGGATCTCGCTCTCACGGTCACCGAATGACCGGCTGGGACGCGAGGGGAGTGCGCGCACGGCTCGTGAGGACGGCGGCAAGGGACCCGCGGGGGGAGCGCTTCGGGGGCGGACACGCACCGGTACGAGCCGGCGCCCCGGCTGCCGGAGGCGGAGATCGGGGCATCCGAGGATCCGACGGCATCGAACTGCCCCGGGAGTACCGGTCCTTCGCCGCAGACGTGGCCAACGGCCCCGCCTGGCACGGGCCCGGGCTGAGGCCGTTCAGCAGCAGAGAGACCCCGACGGGGCGGGTTCGCGCCCGCGAGCACCGACTTTCGCGCCGGGTACGCCGGTTGGCTGCGCGGCCCGTAGGAGCAGCCGAGGCCGGGCGGCTACGGCCCGGACCGGCGGTCGACCGTGCGCAGCGCCCCGCGCAGCGCGGCGAGCTCGTGCTCGTCGAGACCTTCCACGAAGCGGAGCAGTACGGCCGAGGGGTCCTCGCCCGCCCGCAGACCGTCCTCCATCAGCGCCGCCGCGTACGCCTCCCGGGTGGCCGAGGCCCGGTACACCCAGACACGGCCGTCCCGTTCGCGGGTGAGATAGCCCTTGTGGAACAGGATTGTCGTCACCGTGGTGACGGTGGTGTAGGCGACGTCCCGGTGCCGGTTGATGTCGTCGACGATCTCGCGCACGGTCGCGGGGCGGTTCCACCTCCAGAAGCGGTCCATGATCTCCGCTTCCAGATCCCCCAGCCGACGCATGGACCGCCCCTCCTCTTCGCCGGCTCTCCCCGTCGCGAACGTTCCCGGCACGCATAGTAGACGCGCGGCGCACGGTCCCCGCGGGCCCGGCACCCCGGCGTGAACGCGCCATCGCGTGTTCACGCCGCCGGGGGCCCCTGGCCGGGCAGGGGGCGGGCCGGTGAGGATGGGACGCAGGACGCGACAGCCCACGGCACGGGCCCGCGTCCGCACGGCAGGGACCGGGCGGCGCCCTGGAGGGCCGGAACGACGGGTCGACCTCCCCCTCTTCCCGTCGCGCCCGCGGCATCGGCCCGGTCCTGCCGTCCCGCCCGTCGACCTCAGCGGTCCGGATCCCGTCTCCCGTCGGTACGCGTGTGGCGGACGTACCGGTCGAGGAGCTGCGGCAGGTAGTCCGCCTCCGGACCGGCCGCGGTCCGGGGCGCGGACAGGAACGCGATCGCGTCGAGCTCGGGTCCGGCGCCGTCCGCGGACCCGGCGGCCACGAGGGCGGCATGGTGACGCCGCACCAGCGCGGCGGGGACCGGCGGAGCCAGGAAGTGGAAGCCGAGGCTGCCGAAGCGGGGCTGTCGGGTCAGCGCCCACAGGCGCGGCGCGGAGTCCGGCACCCGGAGCCCGAGCTCCTCGGCCAGCTCCCGGACGGCGTGCCGCCGGAGCGTCGCCAGGTCCAACGGCAGCCCGGCCGCGGGCGGTTCCGCCGCGCCGCCGGGCAGCGTCCAGCGGCCGGGCGCCGCGGTGGCGGCGGACCCACGGCCCACGACCAGGCCCTCGTCGGTGGGCAGCAGTACGGTCACGAAGACGGAGCCCGGCACGTCCTCGGCCGGACGGATCTCGCGCAGTGCCCGGTGGCGGTACGTCATCCTGGCCCACCGCACCACGCAGCGCCCCGGCGCGGGCCGGTCGAGGCCCAGGCTCCCGACGAGGGGGCCGTCGAAGGTGGCCGGGTTGCCGGCGATGGTCCGCGCCCAGAGGCGGTCGACCTCGCGCCGCTCCTCCGGGGACAGTGCCGGGAGCGGGCACTCGGTGAAGTCGATCCGCTCGGCGTCGAGGAACTCGACGGGTGCCGCGAGGGACCTCCCACCGCGTCCGTCCCCGGCGCCGGACCGGTGCGCGGCATCGCGCCCGGGGTCGTGTCCGGGCTCGCTCAGGCCACCGCGTCCGGCCTCGCTCAGGCCACCGCGTCCGGCCTCGTTCAGGCCACCGCGTCCGGCCTCCCTCAGGCCACCGTTTCCCATGCCGTCGTCAGTCCTTCCAGCCACGCGGGTGGCAGTTCGGCAGCGTCCCATTCCTCGCGCAGGCTCTCCGGTGTCGTGGTGAGCCGTTCGAGGACCGCGATGCTGGTGGGGGAGTGCAGGAGGGAGTAACGGCCGTGAATGGCGATGGGGCTGCCGGGGCCGAACTCCGCGTACATCCGCTCCACGCGCGCGTGGTGCGTCGAGGCGAACTCCGTGAGCCGGCCCGCGTACCCGGCCCGCCCCCGGGCGCTCATCGTGCCGAGGACGGCCGTGAGGACCTGCTCGGAGACTTCCGGGTCGAGGTCGGACGCCGTGGTGAAGGTGAGGTAGAGCGGCAGCACCACCACCTTCGCCCGCTCCAGTTCCATCCGGCCGACGGGCGGCCGCGGTTCCGTGTCGGCGGCGGACCCGCCCGCGCCCACGACCTGACGCAGGGTCCGTTCGGCGAGGCCGGCGAGGTCGTCGGCCATGGTGCGGGCGCCGTCGAGCCAGCCGGACGCGTACGGCTCGCCCTTCCCGGCGGGCGCGCTACGGGCGAGACCGTCGAGCTCCTCATGGGCCAGGGCCAGGGCTCCGGCTTCGACGAGCCCGATCAACTCCTCGGCGTCACCGGAGTAGACCCCGGCCCGGGCGAGCAGCTGGACGAGGGTCTTCTTGGCGTTGAGGACGTCGGCCGCGTCAAGCCGCTGCCGGCCTTCCTCGGTGGCGTTCATAAGGTCCTCCTTGTCGCATGTGCCGCGCCGCCGTGAGCCTACGTGCCCGCGGCGTGCCCCCGCGGCCGGGCGCACGGGAAAATCCGTCGTCGCGCACGTGGCGACGTCGCCGCCGCCGGGATTCGCCGACGTGTGCCTCGGCAGCGGAGCGCTGACACCGGCTCCCCTTCTGCCCCCTCCGGTCGCCGGACCCCTGACGCGTCCCGCCCCGCCACCGGCGTCACCCGCCCCGGACCTCGGACCGAAGACGTAGGACCCGTCCGGGGCCGGATGGGACGTCAGGCCGACGCGGCCGCTGCGCCCCACTGCGTACGGTGAACGCATGAACATCGACCTCCACGCCTACCTCGACCGCATCGGACTGCGTCTCCGGGCAGACCACCGCCCCACCCTCGACGTGCTGCGGGAGGTGCACCGCGCGCACATCCACGGCATCCCCTTCGAGAACCTCGACCCCGTCCTCGGCCGGGCGCCCTCGCTCGCGCTGCCGGACCTGGAGGCCAAGCTCGTCCGCGGCGAGCGCGGGGGTTACTGCTACGAGCACAACACCCTGCTGGCCGCGGCCCTCACCGCCCTCGGCTTCCGGGTCACGCTGCTCACCGCGCGCGTCCTGGTCGGCGCCGGGCCGGGCGACATCCGGCCCCGTACGCACATGCTGATGCTGACCGACGTGCCGGGCGAGCCCGTGCCGTACGTGACCGACGTCGGCTTCGGCAGTATCGGCTCCCTCCTGGAGCCGATCCCGTTGACCGCAGGCCCGGAGCTGCTCGACGCGCCCCGTCGCCACCGGCTCGTCCACGCGCCGCACGACGGGCCGCTGGAGCTGTGGGTGCTCCAGACGTACCTGCCCGCGGAGGGCGAATGGGAGGACCAGTACTCCTTCACCGTCGAGCCGTTCGAGGCCCCCGACTACGAGGTGATCAACTGGCACATCGCCACCAACCCGCGCTCGCCGTTCGCCCGCGGGGTCTACGCCCAGCGCACCACCGCCGACGCCCATCTGGCCCTCAGCGGACGCCGCCTCACCGAGACCGCCCCCGACGGAACGCTCAAGGAGCGGGACCTGGCGGACGCCGACGAGGTGCTGCGGGTGCTCCGGGACGATTTCGGCATCCGGCTCCCGGAGG
It encodes:
- a CDS encoding EamA family transporter, with the translated sequence MSAAPAEAAPAPLADIPHRTSPAGVAAMLGSGLSNQIGAATGSLAFPVLGPVGVVAVRQYVAAIVLLAMARPRVRDFTRRQWQPVILLAVVFGTMNLSLYTAIDRVGLGLAVTLEFLGPLAIALAATRRRVDACCAVLAAAGVVTLMRPQPTTDYLGMGFGLLGAVCWAAYILLNRTVGSRIPGAQGSAAAAALSALTFLPVGVVVALRHPPTAASLGYAVAAGVLASAVPYLVDLFTLRHVPPAAFGLFMSVNPVLAALVGWLGLGQRLGWADGAAIGAVVTANALSILVSHRRAPGG
- a CDS encoding FHA domain-containing protein → MATVIRYRCPVTPDECPTSTTPGFCPMHEREQLVPARVFLADEVDETAVQRVVSEPGRHQAAPPQAQGQGTGLERRPTRDRGPAEAPTRAAGRGSGGEAEGAGRVPPIEPTVRSAPARLALVLAGTLVPLRGEGEAPTRLGRDAPECAHVSGLERLDQISREHAELYWESGQLYIRDTRSSNGTFVDGERIHGPTRLWPGRHRLRLAQDVDLTVVEIDEFGSPVQ
- a CDS encoding serine/threonine dehydratase — protein: MDPSGSSRAQVLSYGDVKSAVERVTGHVRPVAVAPAGPGPAGHELFLALEFLQHTGSFKARGAWNFLQGHLRSGALPAAGVTIASGGNAGLACAWAAREQGVPATVFLPVTAPGVKVDRLLGYGADVRLVGSEYAEALAACEAFAAESGALASHAYDHPLIAAGAGTLLEEIRARIPDLDTVVVSVGGGGLFAGVATAARHHGIRTVAVEPERCRALNAALEAGAPVDVPVDSVAADALGARRASATALHAALQDGVRSVLVPDDEIVRARRTLWDDHRLVVEHAAATALAALPHAYRPSPGEKVCVVLCGANTDPTDLVTTG
- a CDS encoding BlaI/MecI/CopY family transcriptional regulator, giving the protein MRRLGDLEAEIMDRFWRWNRPATVREIVDDINRHRDVAYTTVTTVTTILFHKGYLTRERDGRVWVYRASATREAYAAALMEDGLRAGEDPSAVLLRFVEGLDEHELAALRGALRTVDRRSGP
- a CDS encoding NUDIX hydrolase, whose translation is MGNGGLREAGRGGLNEAGRGGLSEAGRGGLSEPGHDPGRDAAHRSGAGDGRGGRSLAAPVEFLDAERIDFTECPLPALSPEERREVDRLWARTIAGNPATFDGPLVGSLGLDRPAPGRCVVRWARMTYRHRALREIRPAEDVPGSVFVTVLLPTDEGLVVGRGSAATAAPGRWTLPGGAAEPPAAGLPLDLATLRRHAVRELAEELGLRVPDSAPRLWALTRQPRFGSLGFHFLAPPVPAALVRRHHAALVAAGSADGAGPELDAIAFLSAPRTAAGPEADYLPQLLDRYVRHTRTDGRRDPDR
- a CDS encoding arylamine N-acetyltransferase family protein; its protein translation is MNIDLHAYLDRIGLRLRADHRPTLDVLREVHRAHIHGIPFENLDPVLGRAPSLALPDLEAKLVRGERGGYCYEHNTLLAAALTALGFRVTLLTARVLVGAGPGDIRPRTHMLMLTDVPGEPVPYVTDVGFGSIGSLLEPIPLTAGPELLDAPRRHRLVHAPHDGPLELWVLQTYLPAEGEWEDQYSFTVEPFEAPDYEVINWHIATNPRSPFARGVYAQRTTADAHLALSGRRLTETAPDGTLKERDLADADEVLRVLRDDFGIRLPEGTRLPE